The stretch of DNA CCTGCAGCGCCAAACAATTCACTCGGAGGCCAGCATAGGGGAGCTGAAAGTCGAGTCTGCGCGGCGGGCGTTGGGGCAGCTGAACTCGTCGATAAGCGTGCGGGCGGTGGGGGAGCGGCTGACCACGGACAATGCGCTAGAGCTGTTTCGCGAGCACGACCTGGTGATTGACGGGGCGGATAATTTTGCGACTCGTTACCTGTCCAACGATGCCGCCGAGCTCACCGGCACCCCACTGGTGTGGGGCACAATCATGCAGTTCAGCGGGCAAGTGTCGGTGTTCGATCCCGCGCGCGGGCCGATGCTACGCGATCTTTTCCCCGACCTGCCCGATGCCGATTCCGTGCCGAGCTGCGCGATCGGCGGGGTGTTGGGCGCGCTGGCTGGCCAGGTCGGCTCGATCATGGTGATCGAGGCCATCAAGCTGCTCACCGGGGCCGGCCAGCCCCTGATCGGGCGCCTGCTGCTTATCGACGCCCTCCAGGCCACCACCCGGACCCTGGAATTTACGCGCGATCCGGATCGCGCGCCGGTGACCTCACTGGCAGCGCTGGAGAATGTGTGCGCGGTCGTGCCGGTGGTCGATGAGCCTATCGGGATGCTCGTGGATGTGCGCACACCGGAGGAATTCGCCGCTGGCAGCATCCCTGGCGCGATCAACGTGCCGCTGGACACGCTGGATTCGTGGGAAGCTCCGGAAGGTCCGGTGACGTTTTCCTGCAAGTCGGGCGTGCGATCTGCGGAGGCGGTGCGTCGCGTGGGCGGGGCGGAACGCTACAGCCTGCGGGGCGGATACGACAAGTGGGTTGCTGAGTTAACCCAGCGCTGAAGCTCAGTCTAAGATACGCTCAAACGCGTGAAA from Corynebacterium epidermidicanis encodes:
- the moeB gene encoding molybdopterin-synthase adenylyltransferase MoeB; the protein is MDSQQLGRYARHLTLPGIGVDGQEKLLQAKVLVIGAGGLGSPVLNYLAAAGVGHITVLDDDIVELSNLQRQTIHSEASIGELKVESARRALGQLNSSISVRAVGERLTTDNALELFREHDLVIDGADNFATRYLSNDAAELTGTPLVWGTIMQFSGQVSVFDPARGPMLRDLFPDLPDADSVPSCAIGGVLGALAGQVGSIMVIEAIKLLTGAGQPLIGRLLLIDALQATTRTLEFTRDPDRAPVTSLAALENVCAVVPVVDEPIGMLVDVRTPEEFAAGSIPGAINVPLDTLDSWEAPEGPVTFSCKSGVRSAEAVRRVGGAERYSLRGGYDKWVAELTQR